A segment of the Streptomyces sp. NBC_00376 genome:
GGATCAGGGCGAGGACCATATTGATGTTGGAGAGCCACTGGATGCCCTTTTCGACACCGGAGACCGCCGAGGCGACGAAGGCCACGGTCAGCACGGCGATGATCAGGACCAGGAGCCCGGTGCCGGTCTTCTCCCTCCAGTGCAGTTCGTGGAAGCCGCTGCCGATCTGGAGGGCGCCCAGGCCCAGTGACGCGGCGGAGCCGAAGAGGGTCGCGAAGATGGCGAGGATGTCGATCAGCCGGCCGAGACCGCCGTGGGCGTGCCGGGCTCCGATGAGCGGCTCGAACACGGCGCTGATCGTCTGCCGGCGGCGCCTGCGGAAGGTGCTGTACGCGATGGCCAGACCGACCACGGCGTAGATCGCCCAGGGGTGGAGCGTCCAGTGGAAGAGGGTGGTGGCCATCGCCGTCTGCATCGCTTCGGCGGCGTCGGCGGGATGGGTGCCGGGCGGCGGGCTGATGAAGTGCGCGAGCGGCTCGCTCACCCCGTAGAACATCAGGCCGATGCCCATGCCCGCGCTGAACATCATGGCGACCCAGGACACGGTCCGGAATTCGGGCTCCTCCCCCTCCTGGCCGAGGGCGATCTTGCCGTAGCGGCTGATGGCGAGCCAGAGGGCGAAGACCACGAAGCCGGACGCGGCGAGCATGAAGGCCCAACCGCCGTTGTGGATGAGCCCGTCGAGCATGGCGCTGGAGATGTTCTGCAGCGAGTCGGTGGCGGTGGCTCCCCAGACCACGAAGGCGAGGGTGAAGACGGCGGTGACGCCGAACACCACCCGGTCCGTCGTGGGGTGCCGGTTCTGGGCCGGGTCGCCGGGGAGGTCCGCCGTCACCGGCAGGTCCCCCCGGTCGCCCGTTCTCTGTTCGTCCTGCGACACGGTTGGCGCCTTTCACGGAAGCAACTTGTTCGCTCTCCGTAGGCAGTACCACACACAGCGCTCACTCCCGTGGACCAACAAGCGGTGCGAAGGGCCCCTCTCGGGAAGGGCCCTTCACGGCCGGGCGGTCCGTCACGGGTGGCCGCCGCCCGGGACACGGGCGGAGGGACGCGGCGGTGTGACGCCCCGGACGTCGTCCGCCCGCGGCGTGGCCGTGGCGGCCGCGGAGCCGGCGGTGGCGCGTACGAAGGCGCCGGTGCCGCCGACGAACGGCAGCTTCGCGGAGGTGCGGGCCAGGTCGAGGGTGAGGGTGGGCGTGGAGTCCGGCGGGTCGATGAGGTCCCGGTCGGTGCCGGCGACGATCAGGCCGAGGCGGTGTCCGGCCGGGACGACGTGGTCGGTTGCCGCCAGGTCGATGGTGAGGGTGACGGCCCTGCCGGGAGTGAGGGGGCGGCCCCGGTGCGCGTCGGCGTACGTACCGAGGTCGGCCCAGCCGCGGCTGACCACGGTCCGGTCGACGGTGGCGGTCCGGGCCTCGGTCTCCTTGAAGCAGGAGCTGTCCCCGGTGGTGCTCGCGCCCCAGCAGCTGCGGGTGGTGAGGGTGCCGATGCCCTCGCCGGAGGAGCCGTAGTCGCGGATGGTGTCGGGGCCGAGGTCCACGAGGACCGCGGAAATATGGGCGCTCGTCGTGGTCGGGGTGGCGGTGACGGTCACCGTGGAGGAGCCGGAGAGCCTCAGATCGGTGGTGAGCGGGGCGGTGCGGAACCCGGCCTTGGCTCCGGTGGCCCGGTCCAGGTCGGCGGCCCACCGGGTCTCGTCCTGTGCCGGATCGTCGGTGAACGTCTCGGTGGCGCCGGGGCGGGCGGGCTTCAGGGCCAGGGTGCCGACGCCCGGCGCGTCGCCGGTACCGGGGCGCACGGTGGTGGCCCGGGTGGTGCGGGGCGGCCAGACGCGGTCGGTGGACCACTGGTCGGGGTGGCGTTCGATGTCGGCCATCGGTTCGCGGTCGATGCCGTTGTCGTAGCCCAGGAGGTAGTGGTCGAACCAGCGGTGCAGCGTGTCGACCCATTCGGCGCGCCGGAAGTCGAACGGGTCGACGTGTCCGGTCTGGGAGAGCCAGATCTTGCGCTCCACGCCCCGCTCCGCGAGCGCGTCCCACCACTGTCCGAGGTGCTTGGTACGGACGTTGAGGTCCTGCATGCCGTGCACGGCGAAGACGCTGGCGCGCACCTTGCCGGCGTCCTTCACGTAGTCGCGCCCGGTCCACAGCCCCGTCCAGTCACCGGTGCGCGGCGCCCCGTCGACGAGCCGCTGCTGGACGGCGGCGCAGCGGTCGCGTGCCCCGGGGCTCTCCACGTAGCCGGAGAGCCAGTCGGGGCCGCTGTCGTAGAGCGGTGCGCCCTGGGAGAAGTAGTAGTCGTACCAGGAGGAGATGGCACCGATCGGCACGATGGTGCGCAGCCCTTCCACACCGGTCGCCGCGACCCCGTTGGCGACGGTGCCGTCGTAGCTCTTGCCGATCATGCCGGTGCGGCCGTTGGACCAGCCGGCCGAGGCACGGGCGTCGCCGGTGCGGGTGGTGTAGCCGCGGGCGCGGCCGTTGAGCCAGTCGATGACAGCCTTGGCGGACTGCACGTCCGAGCGGCCGCCGACATCGACGCAGCCGTCGGAGCGGTTGGTTCCGGCCAGATCGACGGCGACGAAGGCGTAGCCGCGCGGCACGAAGTAGTTGTCGTAGTGGAGCGGGAACTGCACGGGCCGGCCGTCGGCGTCGTACGTCTTGAGCTGGCTCTCGTTGCCGCGTCCGCAGCAGGAGTAGTACGGGCTGGCGTCCATGATCACGGGGATCTTCCGGCCCTGCCGGGCGGGCTCGCGCGGCCGGACGATGTCGGCGGCGACGCGGTCGCTCCGCCCGTCCCCGTCGCCGTCCAGCCCGGTGTCGACCCAGACCGATTCGCGGACGGCGTCCCCGTAGGAGTAGACGGGTTCGCTCCGCGGCGGCCGGGCCTTCCCGGGGCTCGCCCCCTGGGCGCCTGCGGGTGGGAGCAGGACGGCCATCAGTGCGGCGACGGCCGCCACCACCAGCAATCGACAACTCGAACGGAGGACTGGGCCGTGTCCGTGAAGTCCCGTCTGGCTCGCGACGCCTGGCACGCACGCTCGCGGCGTTGTCGGAATCGCCCTCGTACACCCAGTACGAGGGCGATCCTCCGCCTTGCGATCGCACGCACCAGATGCCGCGAGCCACGCCCTGCGGGCGTACGACGGGACTTCACGGACACGGCCCAGCACACGAATCGGCATGGGCGGAAGGTACTCCGGTCAACTCCCGTACGACAGAGGGCGATCAGCGGCTTGAATAGCATGATCATGGCGCAAACAAGACGGTCCGGGGTGGCGGCCGAATGGCGATCGTGTGACAGCTGCGGCCATGGACATGACTGTTGCGGCAGTCGCTGAATAGTCTCGGCACGACGGTTCGAAAGATCACCACGACGGTTCGAAAGATCACTCGCCCGACGACTTGGAGCATTCCGTGCACCGCAGATTCATCGTCCCGAGCGCAATCGCGGCCTCCCTGCTGCTGGCGATCCCGGCTTCGGCCGCCGAAGGCACCGTGGGCGCCCCGGGCATCGGCGACGCCTACTACCCGGCCAGTGGCAACGGCGGCTACGACGTGTCCCACTACGACCTGCGGCTGAAGTACCAGCCCTCGACCGATCTGCTGGAGGGCACGGCCACGATCCTCGCCACGACCACCCAGGAACTCTCCCGTTTCAACCTGGACTTCGGGCTGGACGTCTCCGAGGTGCGGGTGAACGGCAAGAAGGCCGGCCATGTGAAGAACGGCGAGCAGGAGCTGGAGATCACCCCGGCCGCCCCGCTGGCGAAGGGCAAGGCCGTCTCGGTGGTCGTGCGGTACGCCGGGAAGCCCTCCGAGGTGAAGATCAACGGCTGGACGTCCTGGGTCCGCACCCCGGACGGCGCGGTGGCCGCCCAGGAACCGGAGTCGGCCGCGTGGTGGTTCCCCAGCAACGACCACCCGCTGGACAAGGCGACGTACGACATCTCCGTCTCCGTCCCGGACGGCACCCAGGCGATCAGCAACGGCACGCTCCAGTCGCAGAGTTCGAGGCTCGGCTGGACCCGCTTCAACTGGCGCTCCGCCCGGCCGCAGGCGACGTATCTGACCACACTGGCGGTCGGCAGGTTCGACATCACCACGGACACCACCTCGGACGGGCTGCCGGTCGTCAACGCGTACAGCGAGGACCTCGGCGCCAACGCCGGTGCGGCCCGCGCCAGCATCGAGCGGACCACCGAGGTCGCCGAGTGGCTGACCGAGGTCTTCGGGCCGTACCCCTTCGAGGCGCTCGGCGGCTACTCCCCCAATGTGACGAGCGGATTCGCCCTGGAGACCCAGACCAGGCCGTTCTACAGCCCGAAGCAGTTCGCCAACGGTGCCAATGTCTCGGTCGTCGTCCATGAGCTGGCGCACCAGTGGTACGGCGACAGCGTGTCCCTCAAGGGCTGGAAGGACATCTGGATCAACGAGGGCTTCGCCCGCTACAGCCAGTGGCTGTGGTCGGAGAAGGAGGGCGAGGGAACCGCACAGGAACTGGCGGACTACGCCTACTCCCTGCACCCGGCCGACGACCCCTTCTGGAAGGTGAAGCCGGGCGACCCGGGCCCCGACGACCAGTTCGACGCGGCCGTCTACGACCGGGGCGCGCTGGCGCTCCAGGCGCTGCGCGAGAAGCTGGGCGACGAGACGTTCTTCGCGCTGCTGAAGGGCTGGCCCGCGGAGCACGCGTACGGGAACGCGAGCGTGAGCGACTTCGTCGCGTACGCGGAACGGGTCTCGGGCAAGCCACTCGCCGCCTTCTTCGACACCTGGCTGTTCCGGCCGACGCGGCCCGAGGCCCCGGCAGCGGCCGGGACGCACGCCCTGAACGCCTCCGGGAAGCAGGCCCCGCCCGCCTCGTGGAAGAAGATCGAGGCGACGAACTCCGTGCACGAGCACCGCTGACCGGTCCGGGCGCCGCCGCCCCTTCCTCCTGGTGGGGGCGGTGATGCCCGGCGGCGGGCCGGGGCGCCGGTTAGGCTGGCGGCGTCGGCGCTGTCCGGCCGGCCCCGGCCGTTTCCGGCCCGATCCCGCGTGTACGAGGAGCGTCCCTTGCCCGGTCCGTCCCACGATGCCGATCGCGACGCCCGCCCCACCCTGGAAGCCGTGGCGGCCAGCGCCGGGGTCTCCCGGGCGACGGTCTCCCGGGTGGTGAACGGCGGGGCCGGGGTGCGCAAGCCGCTGGTGGACCGGGTGCGCAAGGCGGTCGAGGAGCTCGGATACGTACCGAACCACGCCGCCCGGACCCTGGTCACCCGACGCAACGGCGCGGTCGCCGTGATCATCGACGAGCCGGAGTTCCGGATCTTCTCCGACCCCTTCTTCTCCCAGCAGATCCGCGGCATCAGCCGCGAACTGACCCTGCACGACTCCCAGTTGGTGCTGCTCCTGGTGGAGGGGAGCGGGGACTTCGACCGGGTCGCCCGCTATCTGGCCGGTGGCCATGTGGACGGCGTACTGGCGTTCTCGCTGCACACCGACGACGAACTCCCCGCGATCATCCGCAGGTTCAAGGTGCCCACGGTCTACGGCGGTCGTCCGGGCCGGCCGGGCGCCGGGTCCGAGCTGGCCGTCCCGTACGTCGACTGCGACAACCGCGGCGGCGCGGCCGCGGCCGTACGCCATCTCGTCGGCCTCGGGCGTCGGCGGATCGCGCACATCGCCGGACCGCGCGACCAGACCTCGGCCCTGGACCGGGTCGACGGCTACCGCGACGTGCTGCCCGACGGCGATCCGGCCCTGCTGGTGGACGGCGACTTCACCGTCGAGGGCGGTGCGCGGGCGATGGCGGAACTGCTCGACCGCCGGCCCGGCCTGGACGCGGTCTTCGCCGCCAACGACCTGATGGCCTCGGGCGCCCTGCGGGTGCTGTGCGAGCGCGGCCGCAGGGTGCCCGAGGACGTGGCCCTGGTCGGCTTCGACGACATGGCTTCGATAGCCGAGGCCACCGATCCGCCGTTGACGACGGTCCGTCAGGACGTGGAGGGAATGGGCCGGTTGATGGTGCGGATGCTGATGAGCCGGCTCGACGGCGAGGCCGGGGGCGACGAGCGGGAGTCGGTGATCACGCCGACCGCGCTGGTGCGCCGGGCTTCCGCCTGAGCCCTCCCCGGCCCTGAAGGCTGTGCCGGTGGGCCGCCCGTGCCCTGCGCGCGTACGGCAGATAGCGCAGCCGCTCGGGGAGCACGGGCACGACGCGCCGCACCACCGCGCAGAACCGCCGCAGTGCGCGCTCCTGCCCGTCCGTCCACTCCAGCCCGATGGCCTCCCGGGCGTCCGGCGGCATCAGCCCGATGGTGACGAAGCGCCGGAACCGGGCCAGCGGCGGGAACAGCACCGGCCACAGCGCCCTCAGCAGCAG
Coding sequences within it:
- a CDS encoding Xaa-Pro dipeptidyl-peptidase gives rise to the protein MLVVAAVAALMAVLLPPAGAQGASPGKARPPRSEPVYSYGDAVRESVWVDTGLDGDGDGRSDRVAADIVRPREPARQGRKIPVIMDASPYYSCCGRGNESQLKTYDADGRPVQFPLHYDNYFVPRGYAFVAVDLAGTNRSDGCVDVGGRSDVQSAKAVIDWLNGRARGYTTRTGDARASAGWSNGRTGMIGKSYDGTVANGVAATGVEGLRTIVPIGAISSWYDYYFSQGAPLYDSGPDWLSGYVESPGARDRCAAVQQRLVDGAPRTGDWTGLWTGRDYVKDAGKVRASVFAVHGMQDLNVRTKHLGQWWDALAERGVERKIWLSQTGHVDPFDFRRAEWVDTLHRWFDHYLLGYDNGIDREPMADIERHPDQWSTDRVWPPRTTRATTVRPGTGDAPGVGTLALKPARPGATETFTDDPAQDETRWAADLDRATGAKAGFRTAPLTTDLRLSGSSTVTVTATPTTTSAHISAVLVDLGPDTIRDYGSSGEGIGTLTTRSCWGASTTGDSSCFKETEARTATVDRTVVSRGWADLGTYADAHRGRPLTPGRAVTLTIDLAATDHVVPAGHRLGLIVAGTDRDLIDPPDSTPTLTLDLARTSAKLPFVGGTGAFVRATAGSAAATATPRADDVRGVTPPRPSARVPGGGHP
- a CDS encoding M1 family metallopeptidase, encoding MHRRFIVPSAIAASLLLAIPASAAEGTVGAPGIGDAYYPASGNGGYDVSHYDLRLKYQPSTDLLEGTATILATTTQELSRFNLDFGLDVSEVRVNGKKAGHVKNGEQELEITPAAPLAKGKAVSVVVRYAGKPSEVKINGWTSWVRTPDGAVAAQEPESAAWWFPSNDHPLDKATYDISVSVPDGTQAISNGTLQSQSSRLGWTRFNWRSARPQATYLTTLAVGRFDITTDTTSDGLPVVNAYSEDLGANAGAARASIERTTEVAEWLTEVFGPYPFEALGGYSPNVTSGFALETQTRPFYSPKQFANGANVSVVVHELAHQWYGDSVSLKGWKDIWINEGFARYSQWLWSEKEGEGTAQELADYAYSLHPADDPFWKVKPGDPGPDDQFDAAVYDRGALALQALREKLGDETFFALLKGWPAEHAYGNASVSDFVAYAERVSGKPLAAFFDTWLFRPTRPEAPAAAGTHALNASGKQAPPASWKKIEATNSVHEHR
- a CDS encoding LacI family DNA-binding transcriptional regulator, which gives rise to MPGPSHDADRDARPTLEAVAASAGVSRATVSRVVNGGAGVRKPLVDRVRKAVEELGYVPNHAARTLVTRRNGAVAVIIDEPEFRIFSDPFFSQQIRGISRELTLHDSQLVLLLVEGSGDFDRVARYLAGGHVDGVLAFSLHTDDELPAIIRRFKVPTVYGGRPGRPGAGSELAVPYVDCDNRGGAAAAVRHLVGLGRRRIAHIAGPRDQTSALDRVDGYRDVLPDGDPALLVDGDFTVEGGARAMAELLDRRPGLDAVFAANDLMASGALRVLCERGRRVPEDVALVGFDDMASIAEATDPPLTTVRQDVEGMGRLMVRMLMSRLDGEAGGDERESVITPTALVRRASA